Part of the Burkholderia humptydooensis genome, ATTCGGCGGCTCGAGGAAACGCACGTGCAGTTGCTGCAATCGGAAAAGCTCGCGTCGATCGGCCAGCTCGCGGCGGGCGTCGCGCACGAGATCAACAACCCGATCGGCTTCGTCAACGCGAATCTGAACACGCTGAAGAGCTGGGTCCGGGGCCTCCTCGACGTGATCGCCGCGCAGGAAGCGCTGACGGGCACGCTCGCGGCCGACGCGCGCGCGCCGCTCGCCGCGGTGGCGCGCGACGTCGATCTCGACTACGTGCGCGGCGACATCATCGCGCTCATCGACGAATCGATCGACGGCGCGATGCGCGTGCGGCGCATCGTCTGCGACCTGCGCGACTTCTCGCGGCCGAGCGGCGACGCGTGGGCATTCGCCGATCTGCATGCGAGCCTCGAAAGCACGCTGAACGTCGTCCACAACGAACTCAAGTACAAGGCGGACATCGTGCGCGAATACGGCAGCCTGCCGCTTGTCGAATGCAACGCCGCGCAGTTGAGCCAGGTGTTCATGAACCTGCTCGTCAACGCCGCGCAGTCGATCGGCACGCACGGCACGATCACGATTCGCACGACGCACGACGACCACACCGTGTCGATCTCGATCGCCGACACGGGCGCGGGCATTCCGGACGACGTGATCGGCAGGATCTTCGATCCGTTCTTCACGACGAAGCCGGTCGGCCAGGGCACGGGGCTCGGGCTGTCGATCTCGCACGGCATCGTCGAGCATCACGGCGGGCGCATCGACGTCGAGAGCCGCGTCGGCCGCGGCTCGACGTTGACGGTCACGCTGCCGATCCGGCGCAAGCCCGGCCCGGCCGCGCAGGCAGCCGCGCGCGACGGGGCGTGCGGCGCGGCGCGCGCGGCCGAGCACGCCGCCGCGCCGGCGGCGCCGCTTACGCGCGGTGCGGCTTGCTGAGCACGATCGTCTCGAACAGCTCGTATTCGGCCGTCGGCTTCTGGTCTGCGCCCGGCGCGTGATAGTAGTTCACGGTGATCGTCGAGTGACCGCCGTGCTCGCCCGGCTCGTAATCGAACACCGCGATCCCGTAGCCCGTGCCCGTGTCGCGCCGCGCGGACCAGATCGCGTCCTCCACGGCGTCCGCGCCGTGCCGCACGAACGTGTTCGGCGCCGTGCCCGGCACCGGCCGGTTCGGCTTCGTGAACACGCGCGCCTGCGGCAGGCCGGTCGCCGGATTCTCGCCGTACACGTCGAGCGGCGCGCTCGTGCCGCCGCCGCCGAGGATCATGTGGATCGTGCCGTGCGACGTGTCGAACCTGCCGTCGGCCGGGTCCGTCGTGACGATGGGGCGCGGCTGCAGCGTGTCGACGACCTCGCCCGTCGCCGCGTCGACGCCCGCGCGATGATTGCACCCGCGCACCGGGAAGCTGCGCTCGTAGTCGTGATCGTGGCCGCACAGCACGAGGTCGACGCCGTAGCGGTCGAACAGCGGCAGCCACGCTTCGCGAATGCCCTTGTCCGAGCCGTTGCCCGTCTTCGACGAGCTGAGCGCGTCCTGATGCATCTGCACGACGATCCAGTCGACGTCGCGATCGTGCGACGCGCGGCGCAGCGTTTCCTCGAGCCAGCGCGTCTGCTCGCCGCGGCTGTAGCCGCGCACGTAGAGCGACGTGCCGGGGGCGATCGCCTCGTTGCCGGTGCTCGCCGCCGGCACGAGCGGGTTCGGGCCCGCGACGAACGCGGCCGCGTCCTGATAGACGACGTCGTCCGCGTCGAGCGACACGAACAGCACCGCGCCGACGCGGAAGCTGTACCAGCGGCCCGAAAAGCGCGTGCCGTTCTCCGGCAGCGTGTAGCGCGCGAGATACGAATCGAGGCCCTGCGCGCCGTTGTGGAACTCGATCTCGTGATTGCCGGGGCACGGCATCCACGGGCGGTTCGCGGCGGACGCCTGGTTGTTGTTGCCGAAGTCGCGCCACACGGCCGGCTGATGCGCGGGGTTCAGGTTCGCGTAGCAGAGATCGCCGTTCAGCAGATGAAAGAGCGGCTGGAAGCGCTCGACCGCCTGCACCGCGAAGCGGCTCTGCGGCGACGACAGCACCCAGCCCGTGTTCGGCGTGGCCAGGTCGCCGTAGCTCGTCCAGCGAAACGGCGCGCGGCCGTGCGGCGCGGCCTCGAAGCGCGCGGCGAACGGCTGCGCCGCGTTGCTGTCGTTGTCGGCCGTGACCTCGTAGCGATAGACGGCGCCCGGCTTCAGGCCGCGCAGCCGCGCGTGATACGTGAACACGACTTCGCCGTTCAGGCCATCCGTGTACGTGCGCTGCACGCCGTGGACGGTTCGCCACGCCTCGTTCGGACCCGCGAAGCGCACGCGCGGGTTCGTCGCGGCCGCGAGCGACGCCCACGACACGACGATCTCGTGCGCGTCGGCGTCGCCCCAGGTCAGATGAATCTGCTCGGGGGTGCCGTCGGGCGCGGCGGCCGCCGCGCGCGTGGCCGCGAGTCCGCTCGCGGCGGTCGCGAGCCCGGATACGCCCGCGAACTTGAGAAAGCCGCGGCGCGAGACGGCGCAAGTATGCTCGGTCGGCGGTGCATCGGGGGCTGGCTTGTTCGGCATGGTTTCGTCCGATTGTCGGGGGTCTGCGGGAAAGGAACGACAGCGAACGGCGGTTGCCGC contains:
- a CDS encoding histidine kinase; translation: MHGTFDLPLVALSLAIATLASYTALDLSALITLIDQSRMRRAWLAGGAAAMGTGIWAMHFVGMLAFSLPIPLGYDFGHTFASLAIAVVVSYFALSAVTRAALTRERLAMGGVLMGIGIAGMHYTGMSALRMQPAIAYDFTLFVASIAIAIGASTTALWIAHRLSSENEPRVFAKRIAAAGVMGIAITGMHYTGMAAAHFPANAVCGAAGEISGAWLGATIALFTATILSATLVVSRFDARTAFLRGMTDALEELVAKRTSELEGALRQYERTTHVLQRTRRKMEQEIDERKAAQARLEHEKDEQRRLIRRLEETHVQLLQSEKLASIGQLAAGVAHEINNPIGFVNANLNTLKSWVRGLLDVIAAQEALTGTLAADARAPLAAVARDVDLDYVRGDIIALIDESIDGAMRVRRIVCDLRDFSRPSGDAWAFADLHASLESTLNVVHNELKYKADIVREYGSLPLVECNAAQLSQVFMNLLVNAAQSIGTHGTITIRTTHDDHTVSISIADTGAGIPDDVIGRIFDPFFTTKPVGQGTGLGLSISHGIVEHHGGRIDVESRVGRGSTLTVTLPIRRKPGPAAQAAARDGACGAARAAEHAAAPAAPLTRGAAC
- a CDS encoding purple acid phosphatase family protein, with protein sequence MPNKPAPDAPPTEHTCAVSRRGFLKFAGVSGLATAASGLAATRAAAAAPDGTPEQIHLTWGDADAHEIVVSWASLAAATNPRVRFAGPNEAWRTVHGVQRTYTDGLNGEVVFTYHARLRGLKPGAVYRYEVTADNDSNAAQPFAARFEAAPHGRAPFRWTSYGDLATPNTGWVLSSPQSRFAVQAVERFQPLFHLLNGDLCYANLNPAHQPAVWRDFGNNNQASAANRPWMPCPGNHEIEFHNGAQGLDSYLARYTLPENGTRFSGRWYSFRVGAVLFVSLDADDVVYQDAAAFVAGPNPLVPAASTGNEAIAPGTSLYVRGYSRGEQTRWLEETLRRASHDRDVDWIVVQMHQDALSSSKTGNGSDKGIREAWLPLFDRYGVDLVLCGHDHDYERSFPVRGCNHRAGVDAATGEVVDTLQPRPIVTTDPADGRFDTSHGTIHMILGGGGTSAPLDVYGENPATGLPQARVFTKPNRPVPGTAPNTFVRHGADAVEDAIWSARRDTGTGYGIAVFDYEPGEHGGHSTITVNYYHAPGADQKPTAEYELFETIVLSKPHRA